In Malassezia vespertilionis chromosome 8, complete sequence, a genomic segment contains:
- the CEG1 gene encoding mRNA guanylyltransferase (BUSCO:EOG09262K8L; EggNog:ENOG503NTVM; COG:H) has translation MLLQEDFWVCEKSDGQRVLVLIVVPPMTNKQEVYLIDRKNNYYQIWDIFFPHHNPQSPEAAATAGQRTHTLLDGELVLDALGPNQTKLRLLLFDCIVIDGENISRRSLGRRYARLRSHIFPAYNQHLKRNKLARVKEPFEVMIKPMDLAYGIETVLRTRVPSLQHKNDGLIFTSLNSSYVCGTDPRILKWKPPHENTIDFKLQLRFPPKADKPHEPDFHAKPYFILLQHLGSIQHEFFDYLEMSDDEWEKWKQSGEQLDDRIVECAWHPPAGDNTSASTWHISRIRDDKQNANHKKIVKCIIQSILDGVMEEELLALVPAIRAAWKAPQRVKTREGVAQTKQALTLRRYKGAGCPPLPMVRGGMPGIVRR, from the exons ATGTTGTTGCAAGAGGACTTTTGGGTGTGCGAAAAGTCAGATGGCCAGCGTGTGCTTGTTCTTATTGTAGTGCCGCCCATGACCAACAAGCAAGAAGTCTATTTA ATCGATCGCAAGAACAACTACTATCAGATATGGGATATTTTTTTCCCGCACCACAATCCGCAGTCTCCGGAGGCTGCGGCCACTGCTGGACAGCGCACACACACACTCCTAGATGGAGAACTCGTTCTAGATGCACTCGGTCCCAACCAGACAAAGCTGCGGCTACTCCTCTTTGACTGCATCGTCATTGATGGCGAGAATATATCGCGGCGATCACTTGGGCGTCGCTATGCGCGCTTACGCAGCCACATTTTCCCCGCATACAACCAGCATCTGAAGAGAAacaagcttgcgcgcgtgaAGGAGCCCTTTGAGGTTATGATTAAGCCAATGGATCTCGCATATGGCATCGAGACAGTATTGCGTACGCGGGTGCCTTCTTTGCAGCACAAGAACGACGGCTTAATATTCACGAGTCTAAACAGTAGCTACGTATGCGGCACAGACCCACGGATTTTGAAATGGAAGCCGCCGCATGAGAACACGATTGACTTTAAACTCCAGCTGCGTTTCCCCCCCAAAGCAGACAAACCACACGAGCCTGATTTTCACGCCAAGCCGTATTTTATTCTTTTGCAGCATCTGGGCAGCATACAGCACGAATTTTTCGACTACTTGGAGATGAGCGACGACGAATGGGAAAAATGGAAGCAGAGCGGCGAGCAACTCGACGACCGGATTGTGGAATGTGCTTGGCACCCCCCTGCGGGCGACAATACAAGCGCAAGTACATGGCATATTAGTCGGATACGCGACGACAAGCAAAATGCAAACCACAAAAAAATCGTCAAATGCATTATTCAGAGCATCCTGGACGGTGTAATGGAggaggagctgcttgcgcttgtgcctGCCATTCGGGCAGCATGGAAAGCGCCACAGCGTGTAAAGACACGCGAAGGGGTCGCGCAAACAAAGCAAGCTTTAACTTTGCGCAGATACAAAGGCGCTGGTTGTCCTCCCTTGCCCATGGTTCGTGGTGGAATGCCAGGCATTGTACGCCGGTAA